One genomic segment of Rhodothermales bacterium includes these proteins:
- a CDS encoding NAD(P)/FAD-dependent oxidoreductase gives MPTHDVLIVGAGLAGLCCARELNRHGVTFKVVEGSDGIGGRVRTDEVDGFLLDRGFQVLLTAYPEAQRVLDYDALDLRSFYDGALVRFDGGFHRVADPLREPLAAPQTAFSPIGTLADKLRVLKLRQGVRSPSLDALWARPEVSTRAALTERYGFSDVMLQRFFQPFLGGILLDRDLGTSSRAFEFYFRMFTEGETAVPARGMQQIPEQLAAALPDHAIQLNTRVQHAEPYSITLEHGGTVEARAVVVATDGPEVAYLLDSFDPPASRSVLCLYYAALDAPHTEPVLVLDGDGDGPVNNLTVMSTVSPYYAPTGQSLVSVSVVGNPSQPDAEVETRVRAHLRRWYGDAVDAWRHLKTYRILHAQPAQPPTALTPPERPARLADGLYVAGDHRTNASINGAMVSGRRAAEAVLADLGIPLVAQP, from the coding sequence ATGCCTACTCACGACGTCCTCATCGTCGGCGCGGGACTCGCCGGGCTCTGCTGCGCGCGCGAACTGAACCGGCACGGCGTCACGTTCAAAGTCGTCGAGGGATCGGACGGCATCGGCGGGCGCGTCCGCACGGACGAGGTCGACGGCTTCCTGCTCGACCGAGGCTTTCAGGTCCTGCTGACGGCGTACCCCGAGGCGCAGCGCGTGCTCGACTACGACGCGCTCGACCTCCGCTCGTTCTACGACGGCGCGCTCGTCCGCTTCGACGGCGGCTTCCACCGCGTCGCGGACCCGCTGCGCGAGCCGCTCGCCGCGCCGCAGACGGCGTTCTCTCCGATTGGCACGCTCGCCGATAAGCTCCGCGTGCTGAAGCTCCGGCAGGGCGTCCGCTCGCCGTCGCTCGATGCGCTGTGGGCGCGGCCCGAGGTCTCGACGCGCGCCGCGCTCACCGAGCGGTACGGGTTCTCCGACGTGATGCTCCAGCGGTTCTTCCAGCCGTTCCTCGGCGGCATCCTCCTCGACCGCGACCTCGGCACGTCGAGCCGGGCGTTCGAGTTCTACTTCCGCATGTTCACCGAGGGCGAGACGGCCGTGCCTGCGCGCGGGATGCAGCAGATCCCCGAGCAGCTCGCCGCCGCGCTTCCCGATCACGCGATCCAGCTCAACACGCGCGTCCAGCACGCCGAGCCGTATTCGATCACGCTCGAACACGGCGGGACCGTCGAGGCCCGCGCCGTCGTCGTCGCCACGGACGGGCCGGAGGTGGCGTACCTCCTCGACAGCTTCGATCCGCCGGCCTCGCGCAGCGTGCTCTGCCTGTATTACGCCGCCCTCGACGCGCCGCACACCGAGCCGGTCCTCGTGCTCGACGGCGACGGCGACGGGCCGGTGAACAACCTCACGGTGATGAGCACGGTCTCGCCGTACTACGCGCCTACCGGGCAGTCGCTCGTCTCCGTCTCCGTCGTCGGCAACCCGTCGCAGCCGGACGCCGAGGTCGAAACCCGCGTGCGCGCCCACCTCCGCCGGTGGTACGGCGACGCGGTCGATGCGTGGCGGCACCTCAAGACGTACCGGATTCTGCACGCGCAGCCCGCGCAGCCGCCGACCGCGCTCACCCCGCCCGAGCGCCCCGCCCGCCTCGCAGACGGCCTCTACGTCGCGGGCGACCACCGCACGAACGCCTCCATCAACGGCGCGATGGTGTCGGGCCGCCGCGCCGCCGAGGCCGTACTCGCCGACCTCGGCATCCCCCTCGTTGCTCAGCCGTGA
- a CDS encoding patatin-like phospholipase family protein, which translates to MIALALAGGGPEGAIYEIGALRALEEAIVGDGFTVDFTALPIYVGVSAGAFIGSCLANGISTAQLCRSVVRDEPGEHPFRPELFLTPAFGEWVRRGASVPQHLVEALADYVFKHDHEGGILSALIGRLGRALPVGLFNNDGIREYLEKVFTFEGRTDDFRDLDARGVQLRIVASDLNSGEAVRFGNPGFGHIPISLAVQASTALPVVYPPVSIEGRDYMDGVLLKTVHASVALDAGADLVLCVNPIVPVDTARAVEEGIMRRGKLIDRGMPGVLAQTFRTLIHSRLTTGIAAYESRYRNADVVLFEPSRDDYQMFFTNIFSFDSRKSVVEHAYHATLENLRARRDTLGPILARHGLRLNDAVIDDPAPRLWPSVNLDLMEEPAQIDDEDRGSPVARTLRDTLARLDAFVDRAA; encoded by the coding sequence GTGATCGCCCTTGCCCTCGCCGGCGGCGGGCCCGAGGGGGCCATCTACGAGATCGGCGCGCTGCGGGCGCTCGAAGAAGCCATCGTCGGCGACGGCTTCACGGTGGACTTCACCGCGCTGCCAATCTATGTCGGCGTCTCGGCCGGGGCCTTTATCGGGTCCTGCCTCGCGAACGGGATATCGACGGCGCAGCTCTGCCGCAGCGTCGTCCGCGACGAGCCAGGCGAGCACCCGTTCCGACCCGAGCTCTTCCTCACCCCGGCGTTCGGCGAGTGGGTCCGGCGCGGGGCGTCGGTCCCGCAGCACCTCGTCGAAGCCCTCGCCGACTACGTGTTCAAGCACGACCACGAGGGCGGCATCCTCTCGGCGCTCATCGGGCGGCTCGGGCGGGCGCTTCCCGTCGGGCTGTTCAACAACGACGGCATCCGCGAGTACCTCGAAAAAGTGTTCACGTTCGAGGGGCGAACCGATGACTTCCGCGACCTCGACGCGCGTGGCGTGCAGCTCCGCATCGTCGCCTCCGACCTCAACTCGGGCGAGGCCGTGCGCTTCGGCAACCCCGGCTTCGGCCACATCCCGATCTCGCTCGCGGTGCAGGCGTCGACGGCGCTGCCGGTCGTGTATCCGCCAGTGAGCATCGAGGGGCGGGACTACATGGACGGCGTGCTGCTGAAGACAGTCCACGCCTCCGTCGCGCTCGACGCCGGGGCCGACCTCGTGCTCTGCGTCAACCCCATCGTCCCCGTCGACACGGCGCGGGCGGTGGAGGAGGGGATCATGCGGCGCGGCAAGCTGATCGACCGCGGGATGCCGGGCGTGCTCGCGCAGACGTTCCGCACGCTCATCCACTCTCGCCTCACGACCGGCATCGCCGCCTACGAATCGCGCTACCGCAACGCCGACGTCGTCCTCTTCGAGCCGAGCCGCGACGACTACCAGATGTTCTTCACCAACATCTTCTCGTTCGACTCGCGGAAGTCGGTCGTGGAGCACGCTTATCACGCGACGCTAGAGAACCTGCGGGCGCGCCGCGACACGCTCGGGCCGATCCTCGCCCGCCACGGCCTCCGCCTCAACGACGCCGTGATCGACGACCCCGCGCCGCGCCTCTGGCCGAGCGTGAACCTCGACCTGATGGAGGAGCCGGCGCAGATCGACGACGAGGACCGGGGGAGCCCCGTCGCCCGTACGCTCCGCGACACCCTCGCCCGCCTCGACGCCTTCGTGGACCGCGCGGCGTGA
- a CDS encoding phasin family protein, whose amino-acid sequence MAKKKNKNSLPKDMQEATQNVFLAGIGALSVAEEEGSKLFKKLVKKGKKYDGEARKEVEQMRKQVEGQVGQVKKDVDQQADKVMKTIDTQVDRVRKAADTQVDKVRKAADDTFSSLEHRVQEALTTALQTLGIPTKEEIAGLRKSVQQLSKNLDALSHERKIEAQAQPEIVAVETGNGWYDITVYDRVVSKAHGEEEAIEEISRLQKENATLTEAQRSSGVEAVKGGGGWYQIKLNGLVVDKVQGKEAADTEVARLEAQA is encoded by the coding sequence ATGGCTAAGAAGAAGAACAAGAACTCGCTTCCGAAGGACATGCAGGAAGCCACGCAGAACGTATTCCTCGCCGGCATCGGCGCCCTTTCTGTCGCGGAAGAGGAGGGTAGCAAGCTCTTCAAGAAGCTCGTCAAGAAAGGCAAGAAGTACGACGGCGAAGCCCGCAAGGAAGTCGAGCAGATGCGCAAGCAGGTCGAGGGCCAGGTCGGCCAGGTCAAGAAGGACGTCGACCAGCAGGCCGACAAGGTGATGAAGACCATCGACACCCAGGTCGACCGCGTCCGCAAGGCCGCGGACACGCAGGTGGACAAGGTGCGCAAGGCGGCCGACGACACGTTCAGCTCCCTCGAGCACCGCGTGCAGGAGGCCCTCACCACGGCCCTCCAGACCCTCGGCATCCCGACGAAGGAAGAGATCGCCGGCCTCCGCAAGAGCGTCCAGCAGCTCTCGAAGAACCTCGACGCGCTGAGCCACGAGCGGAAGATCGAAGCGCAGGCGCAGCCCGAGATCGTCGCCGTCGAGACCGGCAACGGCTGGTACGACATCACGGTCTACGACCGGGTCGTCAGCAAAGCCCACGGCGAGGAAGAGGCGATCGAAGAGATCTCCCGGCTCCAGAAGGAGAACGCGACCCTCACCGAGGCCCAGCGCTCCTCCGGCGTCGAAGCCGTGAAGGGCGGCGGCGGCTGGTACCAGATCAAGCTCAACGGCCTCGTCGTCGACAAGGTGCAGGGCAAAGAGGCCGCCGATACCGAGGTGGCCCGGCTGGAAGCCCAGGCGTAA